One window of Corynebacterium sp. P3-F1 genomic DNA carries:
- a CDS encoding DUF402 domain-containing protein — MTANQAGRTDLPDLHPVKQETFDTTSNTNTDPKGFLRDVDTFRVTDFGLYMARGANHPKFGYLESWLLPKLNLRANIFHFREGVDVEQDYYFDIAEIEVEGEVWRTRDLYVDLVAVQGEAVDVLDIDELAAATSAGLISAEEAEKAIDATLNAVEGITRHDDDAMEWLRAQDIELTWAEEVELTPAAS, encoded by the coding sequence ATGACCGCGAACCAGGCGGGGCGCACAGATCTTCCCGATCTCCACCCGGTGAAGCAAGAGACGTTCGACACCACGTCGAACACCAACACAGACCCAAAGGGATTCCTCCGGGACGTCGACACATTCCGGGTCACCGACTTCGGCCTCTACATGGCGCGTGGCGCGAACCACCCGAAATTCGGATATTTGGAAAGCTGGCTGCTGCCAAAGCTGAATCTTCGCGCCAACATCTTCCATTTCCGCGAGGGTGTGGATGTGGAGCAGGACTACTACTTCGACATCGCGGAGATCGAAGTCGAGGGCGAAGTCTGGCGCACGCGCGACCTGTACGTGGACCTCGTCGCAGTCCAGGGTGAGGCGGTCGACGTGCTCGACATCGATGAACTCGCCGCAGCGACCTCCGCTGGACTCATCTCCGCCGAAGAGGCGGAAAAGGCGATCGACGCAACGCTCAACGCCGTCGAAGGCATTACGCGCCACGACGATGACGCGATGGAATGGCTCCGTGCTCAGGACATCGAATTGACCTGGGCCGAGGAAGTCGAACTCACCCCGGCAGCCTCCTAA
- the dapC gene encoding succinyldiaminopimelate transaminase encodes MGARHPLSQVLPDFPWDTIADVKAKAASHPDGLIDLSVGGPVDPVPPAIQLALAENSAAPGYPQTMGTPKLRTTIVSALVRRFGITGLNEKSVLPTIGLKEAIAWLPTLLGLRGQTVVIPEVAYPTYEVGALIAGCDVVRCDAPSDAPRDAALVFINSPSNPTGAVATVEQLRAWVAFARETGAVIASDECYLYLGWSAEPVSILHPSVTDGDNTGLIALHSLSKTSNLASYRAGMISGDEALVQELLEVRKHAGLIVPGPIQHAMVAALETDLHEELQRTTYAARRLELLKTLPASGFTVDNSDAGLYLWVRREGMSSREALDWFADRGILGAPGDFYGPAGAQHVRIALTATDEKVAEATRRLAQ; translated from the coding sequence ATGGGGGCGCGTCACCCGCTCAGCCAGGTCCTGCCCGATTTTCCGTGGGACACCATCGCGGATGTCAAGGCGAAAGCCGCGTCCCACCCGGACGGGTTGATCGACCTGTCCGTCGGCGGGCCCGTCGACCCGGTGCCGCCGGCGATCCAGCTTGCGCTCGCCGAGAACTCCGCCGCGCCGGGCTACCCGCAGACCATGGGCACGCCTAAGCTGCGCACCACGATCGTTTCCGCCCTCGTGCGGCGCTTCGGCATCACAGGCCTGAACGAGAAATCCGTGCTGCCCACTATCGGCCTGAAAGAGGCGATTGCGTGGTTGCCGACGTTGCTCGGCCTGCGCGGCCAGACCGTAGTCATCCCGGAGGTCGCGTACCCCACCTATGAGGTCGGCGCGCTCATCGCCGGCTGCGACGTCGTGCGTTGCGACGCCCCCTCTGACGCCCCCCGCGACGCCGCCCTCGTCTTCATCAATTCACCTTCAAACCCGACCGGGGCTGTGGCCACCGTCGAACAGTTGCGCGCGTGGGTGGCCTTCGCCCGGGAAACCGGTGCGGTCATCGCCTCCGACGAGTGCTACCTTTACCTCGGCTGGTCCGCAGAGCCAGTCTCCATCCTGCACCCGTCGGTCACCGACGGCGACAACACCGGCCTGATCGCTTTGCACTCCCTGTCCAAGACATCGAACCTGGCGTCCTACCGCGCCGGAATGATCTCGGGCGATGAAGCACTCGTTCAGGAATTGTTGGAGGTGCGCAAGCACGCCGGGCTCATCGTGCCCGGCCCAATCCAGCACGCCATGGTCGCGGCCCTGGAAACCGACCTCCACGAAGAGCTCCAGCGCACCACCTACGCCGCCCGTCGCCTCGAGCTGCTCAAGACGTTGCCCGCCTCCGGTTTCACCGTCGACAACTCCGATGCGGGCCTCTACCTATGGGTTCGCCGAGAGGGCATGAGTTCGCGCGAGGCTCTCGACTGGTTCGCCGACCGCGGCATTCTGGGTGCCCCCGGCGACTTTTACGGTCCCGCCGGTGCCCAGCACGTGCGCATTGCGTTGACCGCTACCGACGAGAAGGTTGCCGAAGCCACGCGTCGGCTAGCGCAATAG
- a CDS encoding GtrA family protein, which yields MREFIKFGIVGGSGVLVNFLVFYVASKALLHGFGLGADDVVTQIGSTRWNVRWYHLLSSLAFLLANTWNYQLNRSWTFRGLSKRSWLRGFFPFLATGLVAFAVSLTCMTLLMNPTTPVGLPDHIFDGSSGLRTKSYWAQAISTLIAMPVNFIINKLWTFRKPKVTLVNTSEA from the coding sequence ATGCGGGAGTTCATTAAATTCGGCATCGTCGGTGGTTCCGGGGTGCTGGTGAACTTCCTCGTCTTTTATGTCGCATCCAAGGCTCTGCTTCACGGCTTCGGTCTGGGTGCGGACGATGTGGTCACCCAGATCGGGTCCACCCGGTGGAACGTGCGCTGGTACCACCTGCTGTCATCCCTGGCGTTTCTGCTGGCCAACACCTGGAACTACCAGCTCAACCGCAGTTGGACGTTCCGCGGGTTGTCCAAGCGCTCCTGGTTGCGGGGGTTCTTCCCGTTCTTGGCAACGGGTCTCGTCGCCTTTGCCGTCTCCCTGACATGCATGACGCTGTTGATGAACCCGACGACCCCGGTCGGTTTGCCTGACCACATTTTTGACGGCTCCAGCGGGTTGCGCACTAAATCGTACTGGGCGCAGGCGATCTCAACGCTGATCGCGATGCCCGTGAACTTCATCATCAACAAGCTGTGGACTTTCAGGAAGCCCAAGGTCACGCTGGTTAACACCAGCGAAGCGTAG
- a CDS encoding DUF2218 domain-containing protein, with the protein MPETVTSTARVRIDRPARYGKLLASHYGRLIDAAWDPETSKGTFTFPADGTVGTPGCGAATCDVIGTEGVLMLSVEGPETAVENVERELATRLIYLAADQDVVVEFTRGNRDRARFTRKELRRLD; encoded by the coding sequence ATGCCAGAAACCGTGACCTCGACTGCGCGTGTGCGCATCGACCGTCCCGCACGTTACGGGAAGTTGTTGGCCAGCCATTACGGGCGGCTTATCGACGCTGCGTGGGACCCCGAAACCTCCAAAGGCACCTTCACATTTCCTGCGGATGGCACTGTGGGCACCCCAGGTTGCGGCGCCGCGACATGCGATGTCATCGGCACCGAGGGGGTACTCATGCTCAGCGTTGAGGGACCGGAGACTGCCGTGGAGAATGTCGAACGCGAGCTGGCGACGCGCCTGATTTACCTTGCTGCCGACCAAGATGTGGTGGTGGAGTTTACCCGGGGCAATCGCGACCGCGCGAGGTTCACGCGCAAAGAGCTACGACGGCTTGACTGA
- the typA gene encoding translational GTPase TypA: protein MSHPEFRNVAIVAHVDHGKTTLVNGMLEQSGAFGDHGEVADRVMDSGDLESERGITILAKNTSIRRAGAGKDGSDLVINVIDTPGHADFGGEVERGLSMVDGVVLLIDASEGPLPQTRFVLGKALAAKKPVIICVNKTDRPDARIDEVVEEAQDLLLELGASLEDPEAAEAAENLLELPVLYASGRAGRASFNNPGNGELPDNEDLQPLFDVIYDVLPEPSADIDAPFQAQVTNLDSSSFLGRIALIRVYRGSVKKGDNVAWVHYDAEGEQHVKNVKIAELLVTEGLERVPAQGEVVAGDIAAVSGIDEIMIGDTLCDPDNVEARERIKIDDPAISMTIGVNTSPMAGRGGGDKLTARMVKARLDQELIGNVSIKVLPTERPDAWEVQGRGEMALTVLIETMRREGFELTVGKPQVVTKEVDGKTYEPYDHMVIDTPAEHQGAVTQLMANRKGQMTAMGNAGSGDWVRMEFDVPSRGLIGFRTTFLTETRGAGIANSYSIEHRPWAGEIKGRPTGSLVADRSGQVTAYALTQLADRGDFFVEPGAETYEGMVVGANNRDEDMDINITKEKKLTNMRSATADATVTLAKAKSLSLDEAIEFCDDDECVEVTPDVMRVRKVVLNATERGRARSRAKQKNK from the coding sequence GTGTCGCACCCTGAGTTCCGTAACGTCGCCATCGTCGCCCACGTCGACCACGGCAAGACCACTCTCGTCAACGGCATGCTGGAGCAGTCCGGCGCATTCGGCGATCACGGCGAGGTTGCAGACCGCGTCATGGATTCCGGCGACCTCGAGTCCGAGCGCGGAATCACCATTTTGGCCAAGAACACCTCCATCCGCCGTGCGGGTGCCGGCAAGGACGGCAGCGACTTGGTCATCAACGTCATTGACACCCCGGGCCACGCGGACTTCGGCGGCGAGGTCGAGCGCGGCCTGTCCATGGTCGACGGTGTCGTCCTGCTGATCGACGCATCCGAGGGACCTTTGCCGCAGACCCGCTTCGTCCTGGGCAAGGCGCTCGCGGCGAAGAAGCCGGTGATCATTTGTGTGAACAAGACTGACCGCCCCGACGCGCGCATCGACGAGGTCGTGGAAGAAGCCCAGGACCTGCTTCTGGAGCTCGGTGCCTCACTGGAGGACCCGGAGGCCGCCGAGGCAGCGGAGAACCTTCTCGAGCTCCCGGTGCTCTACGCCTCCGGACGTGCGGGCCGCGCCTCCTTCAACAACCCGGGCAACGGCGAGCTACCGGACAATGAGGACCTGCAGCCCCTCTTCGACGTCATCTACGACGTCCTGCCCGAGCCGTCCGCGGATATCGATGCACCGTTCCAGGCCCAGGTAACCAATCTCGACTCCTCCTCCTTCCTCGGCCGTATCGCCCTCATCCGCGTATACCGCGGCTCGGTGAAGAAGGGCGATAACGTCGCGTGGGTCCACTACGATGCCGAGGGGGAGCAGCACGTCAAGAACGTTAAGATCGCTGAACTGCTGGTTACCGAAGGACTCGAGCGCGTCCCCGCACAGGGTGAGGTTGTCGCCGGCGACATCGCCGCCGTCTCCGGCATCGACGAGATCATGATCGGCGATACCCTGTGCGACCCCGACAACGTCGAGGCGCGTGAGCGCATCAAGATTGACGACCCGGCGATCTCCATGACCATCGGCGTGAACACCTCGCCGATGGCCGGCCGCGGCGGCGGCGACAAGCTCACCGCCCGCATGGTCAAGGCGCGCCTCGACCAAGAGCTCATCGGTAACGTTTCCATCAAGGTTCTGCCTACCGAGCGCCCCGACGCGTGGGAGGTGCAGGGCCGTGGCGAGATGGCCCTGACCGTCCTCATCGAGACGATGCGCCGCGAAGGCTTCGAGCTGACCGTGGGCAAGCCGCAGGTGGTGACCAAGGAGGTCGACGGCAAGACGTACGAGCCGTACGACCACATGGTCATTGATACCCCGGCCGAGCACCAGGGTGCCGTCACCCAGCTGATGGCCAACCGCAAGGGCCAGATGACTGCGATGGGCAACGCCGGCTCCGGCGACTGGGTCCGCATGGAATTCGATGTCCCGTCCCGCGGCCTCATCGGCTTCCGCACGACCTTCCTGACTGAGACGCGCGGTGCCGGCATCGCCAACTCCTACTCCATCGAGCACCGCCCGTGGGCCGGCGAGATTAAGGGCCGCCCGACCGGTTCTCTCGTGGCCGACCGCTCCGGCCAGGTCACTGCCTACGCCCTCACGCAGCTCGCCGACCGCGGCGACTTCTTCGTCGAGCCCGGCGCGGAGACGTACGAAGGCATGGTCGTCGGCGCGAACAACCGCGACGAGGACATGGACATCAACATCACCAAGGAGAAGAAGCTGACCAACATGCGCTCCGCCACCGCGGATGCCACGGTCACGTTGGCGAAGGCGAAGAGCCTCTCCTTGGACGAGGCCATCGAGTTCTGCGATGACGATGAGTGCGTCGAGGTCACGCCCGATGTCATGCGTGTGCGCAAGGTCGTTCTCAACGCCACCGAACGCGGTCGCGCCCGCTCCCGCGCGAAGCAGAAGAATAAGTAG
- a CDS encoding DUF4298 domain-containing protein, with amino-acid sequence MSTGEPDFPGADDIPERIVDNDARLEHFAEANDRWEEIPERLADDWDAMAKLIAYYESMWRDDVRDFPEAQFGVLSEDGVWNEMGRFYESMKEIAATANRIVCEYEADNDPKVDPGTTPTDEELVDGLDPGADVAIIDEP; translated from the coding sequence ATGAGCACAGGCGAGCCAGATTTCCCCGGAGCTGACGATATTCCGGAGCGGATAGTCGACAACGACGCACGCCTCGAGCATTTCGCCGAGGCCAACGACCGCTGGGAGGAAATCCCCGAGCGTCTCGCGGACGATTGGGACGCGATGGCGAAACTCATCGCCTATTACGAAAGCATGTGGCGTGACGATGTCAGGGACTTCCCTGAGGCACAGTTCGGCGTACTGTCGGAGGACGGTGTGTGGAACGAGATGGGCCGTTTCTACGAGTCCATGAAGGAAATCGCGGCGACCGCCAACCGTATCGTGTGCGAATATGAGGCGGACAACGACCCGAAGGTCGATCCCGGCACCACTCCCACCGACGAAGAGCTCGTGGATGGTCTGGATCCCGGTGCCGACGTGGCGATCATCGACGAGCCCTAA
- the mshB gene encoding N-acetyl-1-D-myo-inositol-2-amino-2-deoxy-alpha-D-glucopyranoside deacetylase: MSTSTNLNQRQGNGVPYDRDLVGLRVVAVHAHPDDESISTGGALAHLARRGADVLVVTCTLGEEGEVIGETYQGLVNDRADQLGGFRIHELSRALEILGVRGEFLGGAGCYRDSGMAGSPASQNPRAFVNSGDRAVNHLAEIFQREKPHLVLTYDPNGGYGHPDHIRAHEITHLAAEQVEIPRILWAVRLRTELEANFADRTPDGWTRPAPGSLDAVDVTDTWVEMDDVVYAAKAEAMKAHATQIWLADGSVSPTNPHSATASGPVTTYALSNLIAQPIIRREHYRLGAGLPLDHGADIANGLDF, from the coding sequence ATGAGCACTTCAACGAACCTCAATCAGCGGCAGGGTAACGGCGTGCCCTACGACCGCGACCTGGTGGGGCTACGCGTCGTAGCGGTCCACGCGCACCCGGACGATGAGTCCATCTCCACCGGCGGTGCACTGGCGCACCTGGCTCGCCGCGGCGCCGACGTTCTCGTGGTCACGTGCACGCTTGGCGAAGAGGGCGAAGTCATCGGCGAGACCTACCAGGGGCTCGTCAACGACCGCGCCGACCAGCTCGGCGGGTTCCGCATTCACGAGCTCTCCCGCGCCCTGGAGATTCTCGGGGTGCGCGGCGAGTTCCTCGGCGGTGCCGGGTGCTACCGCGACTCCGGTATGGCGGGCTCGCCGGCTAGCCAGAATCCCCGTGCCTTCGTTAACTCCGGCGACCGCGCGGTCAACCACCTGGCGGAGATCTTCCAGCGCGAGAAGCCGCACCTCGTGCTCACCTACGACCCTAACGGCGGCTACGGGCACCCCGACCACATCCGCGCCCACGAGATCACGCACCTCGCCGCCGAGCAGGTCGAGATTCCGCGCATTCTGTGGGCCGTGCGTCTGCGCACGGAGCTCGAGGCGAATTTCGCCGACCGGACTCCGGATGGCTGGACACGCCCCGCGCCGGGATCTCTCGATGCCGTCGACGTGACCGACACGTGGGTCGAGATGGACGACGTCGTCTACGCCGCCAAAGCCGAGGCGATGAAGGCGCACGCAACGCAAATTTGGCTTGCCGACGGCTCCGTCAGCCCCACCAACCCCCACTCAGCCACCGCCAGCGGACCGGTGACCACTTACGCGCTGTCCAACCTCATCGCGCAGCCGATCATCCGCCGCGAGCACTATCGCCTCGGTGCCGGCCTGCCCCTCGACCACGGGGCCGACATCGCCAACGGCCTCGACTTCTAA
- a CDS encoding DUF808 domain-containing protein, with amino-acid sequence MAGGLLALLDDVALIAKSAASSMDDVAAMTAKTSAKAAGVVIDDAAVTPQYVTGVSPARELPIIWKITKGSLRNKLLIILPIALLLNAVAPWALVPILMIGGTYLCFEGAEKIAEKLLHDESEQQDRAVNRDQESEDSLVKRAVTTDLILSAEIMIISLDEVADQPFTTEFLVLVAVALFITAAVYGAVALLVKVDDIGLRMIERGNTPGLGKALVKGMPVVLKIIGIVGTVAMLWVGGHLIIRGLAEVFGWHWPHDVLAEASDAVGGGALGWLVDTAGSTVMGLIVGFAVLGVVSGIRKFAR; translated from the coding sequence ATGGCCGGAGGTCTCCTCGCACTGCTTGACGATGTCGCCCTCATCGCCAAATCCGCCGCCTCCAGCATGGACGATGTTGCGGCGATGACTGCCAAAACTTCGGCCAAAGCTGCCGGTGTCGTGATTGATGATGCGGCAGTGACTCCGCAGTATGTCACCGGCGTCTCTCCCGCGCGCGAACTGCCGATCATTTGGAAAATCACGAAGGGCTCGCTGCGCAATAAGCTGCTGATCATCCTGCCGATCGCGCTGCTGCTCAACGCGGTTGCACCCTGGGCGTTGGTCCCGATCCTCATGATCGGCGGCACATACCTCTGCTTCGAAGGCGCGGAGAAGATCGCTGAGAAGCTCCTCCATGACGAAAGCGAGCAGCAGGACCGCGCCGTCAACCGCGACCAAGAAAGCGAAGATTCGCTAGTCAAGCGCGCTGTCACGACAGATCTCATTTTGTCGGCGGAGATCATGATCATCTCTCTCGATGAGGTCGCGGACCAGCCGTTCACGACGGAGTTCTTGGTACTCGTTGCCGTGGCCCTCTTCATCACCGCGGCCGTCTACGGAGCTGTCGCTCTGCTGGTCAAGGTCGACGACATCGGCCTCCGGATGATCGAGCGAGGCAACACCCCTGGGCTAGGCAAAGCCCTGGTGAAGGGGATGCCAGTAGTGCTGAAGATCATCGGCATCGTGGGCACCGTGGCCATGCTGTGGGTCGGTGGACACTTGATCATCCGCGGCCTCGCCGAGGTCTTCGGTTGGCATTGGCCCCATGATGTTCTGGCAGAGGCCTCCGACGCTGTCGGCGGTGGCGCCCTGGGCTGGCTCGTCGACACCGCCGGATCGACCGTAATGGGACTTATCGTGGGCTTCGCCGTCCTCGGTGTCGTCTCCGGGATCCGTAAATTCGCGCGCTAG
- the dapD gene encoding 2,3,4,5-tetrahydropyridine-2,6-dicarboxylate N-succinyltransferase: MTTAFARGLATVTHDGTVLDVWYPAPKIGESVASTGTTRLEETPQQFANLAGPDEERGVARVPVATSIADVSAAPIDAYDAYLRLHLLSHRLVKPHEANLDGVFGLLANVVWTNYGPCAVSDFQVVRGRLAARGPVVVYSVDKFPRMVDYVVPSGVRIGDADRVRLGAHLAEGTTVMHEGFVNFNAGTLGASMVEGRISAGVVVGDGTDIGGGASIMGTLSGGGKETIKIGERCLLGANAGIGISLGDDCTVEAGLYVTAGTKVVLSADIAEATGQSEGDTVKALELSGASGILFRRNSITGAVEATKAKGVELNAELHKN, from the coding sequence ATGACCACCGCATTTGCTCGTGGCTTGGCCACTGTGACCCACGATGGCACTGTCCTGGATGTCTGGTATCCGGCCCCGAAGATCGGTGAGTCGGTCGCGTCGACAGGCACGACGCGCCTGGAGGAGACCCCGCAGCAGTTCGCCAACCTCGCAGGCCCGGACGAGGAACGCGGCGTGGCGCGCGTTCCGGTCGCAACGTCGATCGCCGATGTCTCCGCGGCGCCGATCGACGCGTACGACGCATACCTGCGCCTTCACCTGCTCTCCCACCGTCTGGTCAAGCCGCACGAGGCGAACCTCGATGGGGTCTTCGGTTTGCTGGCCAACGTGGTGTGGACGAACTACGGTCCCTGTGCCGTGTCCGACTTCCAAGTCGTGCGCGGTCGTCTCGCGGCACGTGGCCCGGTCGTTGTCTACTCGGTCGACAAATTCCCGCGCATGGTCGACTACGTCGTCCCGTCGGGTGTGCGCATCGGCGATGCCGACCGTGTCCGCCTCGGTGCCCACCTCGCTGAAGGCACCACGGTGATGCACGAGGGCTTTGTTAACTTCAACGCGGGCACTCTGGGTGCCTCCATGGTCGAGGGCCGCATCTCCGCGGGCGTCGTTGTCGGCGACGGCACAGACATAGGCGGCGGCGCCTCCATCATGGGAACCCTGTCCGGCGGCGGCAAGGAGACCATCAAGATCGGCGAGCGCTGCCTGCTCGGCGCGAACGCCGGAATCGGCATTTCGCTTGGCGACGACTGCACCGTCGAAGCCGGCCTTTACGTCACCGCCGGCACGAAGGTGGTGCTGTCCGCGGACATCGCGGAGGCTACCGGTCAATCCGAGGGCGACACTGTGAAGGCCCTCGAGCTTTCCGGCGCCAGCGGGATCCTTTTCCGCCGCAACTCCATCACCGGCGCCGTCGAAGCCACCAAGGCGAAGGGCGTCGAACTCAACGCGGAGCTGCACAAGAACTAA
- the fdxA gene encoding ferredoxin, producing the protein MTYIIAEPCVDILDRACVEECPVDCIYEGKRMLYIHPDECVDCGACEPACPVEAIFYEDDLPDEWSDYYDANVAFFDDLGSPGGAAAEGPYDFDHPFVAALPPMNQE; encoded by the coding sequence ATGACCTACATCATCGCTGAGCCTTGCGTCGACATACTGGACCGCGCCTGCGTTGAGGAGTGCCCGGTCGACTGCATCTACGAGGGCAAGCGCATGCTCTACATCCACCCCGACGAGTGCGTGGACTGCGGCGCCTGCGAACCTGCATGCCCGGTTGAGGCGATCTTCTACGAAGACGACCTGCCTGACGAGTGGAGCGACTACTACGACGCCAACGTCGCTTTCTTCGACGATCTCGGCTCTCCGGGCGGTGCGGCCGCGGAAGGCCCATACGACTTCGACCACCCGTTCGTGGCCGCGCTGCCGCCGATGAACCAGGAGTAG
- a CDS encoding ABC transporter family substrate-binding protein: protein MEEPETTEASTTTAAQSAARTEASVGVQPLRNGLNPHLAADENSTVRDVAELALPSAFGADGINRDLLVSAGILPNAMVENGQTDPDAPAMTVRYVIAPSAQWSDGSPITGADFAYLWRGMVSTPGAVDPAGYRAIRDIRVSGSGKTVDVLFDEPLTTWQELFNYLLPSHLLDSRAADFATALGDTIPASAGRYMVDKVDRGAGVIALKRNDRFWGPDPANIDLLTLNFVRSTNLTGDRLRSGQLAFVDHVPGETSWDAYSLIPGAQLKLVEGPRELGVTLSVNSSILGSEDARKELASLIDVPLVARIAAGRERDLAAAPRTEPLEEEPHALRAAVAESGTLRIAADARDDQAMPAARALADLLVGAGINAEAVAADTAEIATRLRAGTVDAVVGWSVDGGPGVWASKVQCAPQNEQFVSGNISGLCLPSTRSLASDILTGRIPADQAREEVSDTLRRESVWVPLLAERRLMVLGRGITGPVPELDLWQEGVAGAAQWKAERSGVPGAAADDENRANGNGADSAHSAHSAHSADGNANRNKDSNLDSEGGTDEHFNEPQSAAG, encoded by the coding sequence GTGGAAGAGCCGGAGACGACGGAGGCGTCCACCACGACGGCCGCCCAGTCTGCGGCGCGCACAGAGGCGAGCGTCGGCGTGCAGCCGTTGCGCAACGGCCTCAACCCGCATCTTGCGGCGGATGAGAATTCCACAGTCCGCGATGTGGCGGAGTTGGCTCTGCCCAGCGCATTTGGAGCTGACGGCATCAATCGCGACCTGCTGGTGTCTGCGGGCATTCTTCCGAATGCCATGGTGGAGAACGGACAGACCGACCCGGACGCGCCCGCGATGACCGTGCGCTACGTCATCGCGCCGTCCGCGCAGTGGTCCGATGGTAGCCCGATCACGGGTGCGGATTTCGCCTATTTGTGGCGCGGAATGGTCTCCACTCCGGGTGCTGTGGACCCTGCCGGGTACCGCGCGATTAGAGACATTCGGGTCAGCGGTTCAGGAAAGACGGTCGACGTGCTTTTCGACGAACCTCTGACCACCTGGCAGGAATTGTTCAATTACCTGCTCCCGTCGCACCTGCTGGATTCCCGCGCGGCGGACTTCGCCACAGCGTTAGGCGACACGATCCCCGCCTCCGCCGGGCGCTACATGGTGGATAAAGTCGACCGTGGTGCCGGAGTGATTGCCTTGAAACGCAACGACCGCTTCTGGGGCCCGGACCCCGCGAACATCGATCTGCTGACGCTCAACTTCGTGCGCTCCACGAACCTCACCGGCGACCGTCTGCGTTCCGGCCAGCTCGCATTCGTCGATCACGTGCCGGGGGAGACGTCGTGGGACGCGTACTCGCTCATTCCCGGTGCGCAACTGAAGCTTGTCGAAGGGCCCCGGGAATTGGGTGTCACACTCTCCGTCAATTCGTCGATCCTCGGATCCGAGGATGCGCGCAAAGAGCTGGCATCGCTTATCGACGTCCCCCTCGTCGCCCGTATCGCCGCCGGCCGCGAGCGCGACCTCGCAGCGGCGCCTCGCACTGAACCTCTGGAGGAGGAGCCGCACGCCCTGCGTGCCGCGGTGGCTGAGTCCGGAACGTTGAGGATCGCCGCGGACGCGCGCGACGACCAAGCCATGCCCGCCGCTCGCGCTCTGGCGGACCTGCTCGTCGGTGCAGGCATCAATGCTGAGGCGGTGGCCGCCGATACCGCCGAGATCGCCACCCGTCTGCGCGCAGGTACGGTCGACGCGGTGGTCGGCTGGTCCGTTGACGGCGGCCCTGGCGTGTGGGCCAGCAAGGTGCAGTGTGCTCCGCAGAACGAGCAGTTCGTTTCTGGCAATATCAGCGGTCTCTGCTTACCCTCCACACGGAGCTTGGCCAGCGATATTCTCACCGGGCGCATACCAGCGGATCAGGCGCGAGAGGAAGTGTCCGACACGCTTCGCCGTGAGTCGGTGTGGGTGCCGCTGCTCGCTGAGCGGCGCTTGATGGTCCTGGGCAGAGGAATCACCGGACCGGTGCCCGAGTTGGATCTCTGGCAGGAAGGCGTGGCCGGCGCCGCTCAATGGAAAGCTGAACGCTCGGGTGTTCCCGGGGCCGCGGCCGATGACGAGAACAGAGCCAACGGCAACGGCGCCGACAGTGCCCACAGTGCCCACAGTGCCCACAGTGCCGACGGCAACGCCAACAGAAACAAGGACAGCAACCTCGATAGTGAAGGGGGGACGGATGAGCACTTCAACGAACCTCAATCAGCGGCAGGGTAA